Proteins from a single region of Chryseobacterium sp. W4I1:
- a CDS encoding glycoside hydrolase family 13 protein encodes MKKIYTIFALSAAALAFAQIQKVEPAFWWKGMKNPELQILIYGKNIANNEIELSDGIKVKNIQKVENPNYVFLTVNTNEISVPKFKINIKNKNKTIDSYSYELKQRSANSANRKGFNSSDVIYLVVPDRFANGNPKNDSQPDVFEKANRNFDGGRHGGDLQGIIQNLDYLKELGATTFWSTPLTEDNEKTYSYHGYASSDLYKIDSRFGTNEDFYRLSDELHKRDMKLIMDFVPNHWGLHHWMIQDLPSKDWIHYWNDGEKGFKRSNYRQAAHFDTNASESDIEGCVNGWFDTTMPDMNDSNPLVVNYMVQNAIWWTESANLDGIRVDTYPYNNRKGVTEWTKRVMNEYPDFNIVGETLMHSPAHIAYWQKDSKVGVIEGFNSYLPSVMDFPLHDIMATAVNESKEEWDKGVVRIYDVLTNDFLYPDINNLLVLVGNHDVNRINDDFKGDVGKYKLVLSMIMTMRGIPQIYYGDEIGMQGSKTVGDGDIRRDFPGGWKDDKQNAFTENGRTAIQKDYFDFTKKLLNWRKNKTVIHTGKTKHYAPENNVYVYFRYNEKESVMVVVNNSDKEQTLSLKRFAESLSDSTKGKDVISGKEFSIQNSLTVPAKTSLIIELQK; translated from the coding sequence ATGAAAAAAATATATACAATTTTTGCTCTGTCAGCAGCTGCCTTAGCTTTTGCCCAGATACAGAAGGTAGAACCTGCTTTTTGGTGGAAGGGAATGAAAAATCCTGAACTTCAGATTTTAATTTATGGAAAAAATATAGCCAATAATGAAATTGAGCTTTCAGATGGAATCAAAGTAAAAAATATTCAGAAAGTTGAAAATCCGAATTATGTTTTTCTTACGGTAAATACCAATGAAATCAGCGTTCCGAAATTCAAAATCAATATTAAAAATAAGAATAAAACCATCGATTCTTATTCATATGAACTCAAACAGAGAAGTGCAAATTCTGCCAACAGAAAAGGATTTAACAGCTCGGATGTAATTTATCTTGTTGTTCCGGATCGTTTTGCCAACGGAAACCCCAAAAATGACAGCCAGCCCGATGTTTTTGAAAAAGCCAATAGAAATTTCGATGGAGGAAGACATGGGGGAGATTTGCAGGGTATTATTCAGAATTTAGATTATCTGAAAGAGCTTGGGGCCACAACATTTTGGTCAACTCCTTTGACTGAGGATAATGAAAAAACTTACTCTTATCACGGTTATGCCTCAAGTGATTTATATAAAATAGACTCACGTTTTGGGACTAATGAAGATTTTTACCGCCTTTCTGATGAGCTTCACAAGAGAGATATGAAACTCATTATGGATTTTGTTCCGAACCATTGGGGGTTACATCACTGGATGATCCAGGATTTACCCTCTAAAGACTGGATTCACTATTGGAATGATGGCGAAAAAGGATTTAAAAGAAGCAATTACCGCCAGGCTGCCCATTTTGACACAAATGCTTCGGAGTCTGATATAGAAGGCTGTGTAAACGGCTGGTTTGATACCACAATGCCGGATATGAATGACAGCAATCCCCTGGTAGTAAATTATATGGTGCAAAATGCAATTTGGTGGACGGAATCTGCAAACCTTGATGGAATCCGTGTAGATACCTACCCATATAATAACCGAAAAGGTGTTACAGAATGGACAAAACGGGTGATGAATGAATATCCTGATTTTAATATCGTAGGCGAGACCTTAATGCACAGTCCTGCTCATATTGCCTATTGGCAGAAAGACAGTAAAGTGGGAGTAATTGAAGGATTTAATTCATACTTACCTTCTGTCATGGATTTCCCCTTACATGATATCATGGCCACCGCAGTTAATGAATCAAAAGAAGAGTGGGACAAAGGAGTTGTAAGAATTTATGATGTACTGACCAACGATTTTTTATATCCTGATATTAACAATCTGCTGGTTTTAGTTGGAAACCATGATGTAAACAGAATAAATGATGATTTTAAAGGTGATGTTGGAAAATACAAGCTTGTACTTTCGATGATCATGACAATGAGAGGAATTCCGCAAATTTATTATGGAGACGAAATAGGAATGCAGGGCAGTAAAACAGTGGGAGACGGCGACATTCGCAGGGATTTTCCCGGAGGATGGAAAGATGATAAGCAGAATGCCTTTACCGAAAATGGCAGAACTGCCATTCAGAAAGACTATTTTGATTTTACAAAAAAACTGTTGAACTGGAGAAAAAATAAAACCGTTATCCACACCGGAAAAACAAAACATTACGCACCGGAAAATAATGTATACGTTTATTTCCGCTACAATGAAAAAGAAAGTGTAATGGTAGTTGTAAATAACAGTGATAAAGAACAGACACTTAGCTTAAAGCGTTTTGCTGAATCTTTGAGTGATAGTACAAAAGGAAAAGATGTAATTTCCGGAAAAGAATTTTCTATACAAAACAGCTTGACTGTTCCCGCAAAAACCTCATTGATTATTGAACTCCAAAAATAA
- a CDS encoding nuclear transport factor 2 family protein, with protein MLLIFGFTAIKAQSNGTKFEKDKSEIETMLDGFNGAAAKADFNTYFNYFADESTFIGTDATEVWDKKAFMVWAKPHFDKKKTWNFTSLKRNIYFSKDGKLAWFDELLDTQMKICRGSGVVEKINGAWKVKQYVLSVTVPNDVVDKVVVEKAPIEDVLIQQLKTQK; from the coding sequence ATGCTTTTAATATTCGGCTTTACAGCAATCAAAGCTCAATCCAACGGTACAAAATTTGAAAAAGATAAATCAGAAATAGAAACGATGCTCGACGGTTTCAATGGAGCTGCAGCAAAAGCAGACTTCAATACCTACTTCAATTATTTCGCAGATGAATCTACCTTTATCGGTACCGATGCGACGGAAGTTTGGGACAAAAAAGCTTTTATGGTTTGGGCAAAACCCCATTTCGACAAAAAGAAAACCTGGAACTTTACTTCCCTTAAAAGAAATATCTACTTCAGTAAAGACGGTAAACTGGCTTGGTTTGACGAGCTTTTAGACACTCAGATGAAAATCTGCAGAGGTTCAGGCGTTGTAGAAAAAATAAACGGAGCCTGGAAGGTAAAACAGTATGTACTTTCTGTAACCGTTCCTAATGATGTTGTAGATAAAGTTGTTGTGGAAAAAGCACCAATCGAAGATGTATTAATTCAACAGTTAAAGACACAAAAATAA
- a CDS encoding MFS transporter, translating to MNPPHSTLSRRIKPNLTMPQIINMSMGFLGIQMAFGLQNGNASRILANLGADVHELSWFWLVAPITGLIVQPIIGHMGDNTWSPLGRRKPYFLIGAVLCALGLVLLPNAATVTHLFAANALLLAVVFLAMMDASVNIAMEPFRALVGDMLPKHQGTLGFSVQTILIGIGAVVGSYIPSILTSLGVSNEAPAGFVADNVIYSFYVGAGILLLTILYTIFTTKEYSPEEFAAFEDAKDTPQEPSKFTDIFKDFAGIPAQMKKLGAVQFFSWFALFTMWVFTTSALATHHFGLSPQDTHSKAFNNAGDLTGKLFGMYNLWAIPFAFLLTPIAKKIGKKQTHALALLCGGLGLISMYFIKDTNLLWISMIGLGFAWASILAMPYAMLIEVIPQHKMGVYMGIFNFFIVIPQIINGLFGGTIVSNIFGNYAIDYIVVGGVCMLIGAVVTIIFVQSEDETPKEIEEEIKQVHF from the coding sequence ATGAATCCACCGCACAGTACTTTATCAAGAAGAATAAAACCCAACCTTACCATGCCTCAGATTATCAATATGAGTATGGGTTTTTTGGGAATCCAGATGGCTTTCGGCCTACAGAATGGAAATGCGAGCAGAATTTTAGCCAATTTAGGGGCTGATGTTCATGAGCTTTCATGGTTCTGGCTGGTTGCACCCATCACCGGACTCATCGTTCAGCCAATTATCGGACATATGGGAGACAATACCTGGAGCCCCTTGGGAAGAAGAAAACCCTACTTTTTAATTGGAGCGGTTTTATGTGCTCTCGGGCTGGTACTTCTTCCCAATGCAGCTACAGTAACCCATTTATTTGCCGCTAATGCACTCCTGCTGGCTGTTGTATTTCTGGCGATGATGGATGCGTCTGTTAATATTGCGATGGAACCGTTCAGGGCGCTGGTAGGAGATATGCTTCCAAAACATCAGGGAACCTTAGGGTTTTCAGTTCAGACCATTCTGATCGGAATAGGAGCTGTAGTTGGATCATATATTCCAAGCATACTGACTTCCCTGGGAGTTTCCAATGAAGCGCCTGCAGGTTTTGTGGCAGATAATGTTATTTATTCATTTTACGTTGGAGCCGGCATTTTATTGCTGACCATATTGTATACTATTTTTACAACTAAAGAATATTCTCCGGAGGAATTTGCAGCATTTGAAGATGCAAAAGATACTCCTCAGGAACCTTCAAAATTTACTGATATTTTTAAAGATTTTGCAGGAATTCCGGCGCAAATGAAAAAGCTTGGTGCAGTGCAGTTTTTCTCATGGTTTGCCTTATTTACCATGTGGGTATTTACTACAAGTGCTTTGGCTACACACCATTTTGGACTTTCTCCTCAAGATACCCATTCAAAAGCGTTTAATAATGCAGGAGATCTCACTGGAAAACTATTCGGAATGTACAACTTGTGGGCTATTCCATTCGCATTCTTACTCACCCCAATTGCAAAAAAGATTGGAAAAAAACAAACTCATGCATTAGCACTGTTATGTGGTGGGCTAGGTTTGATTTCTATGTATTTTATTAAAGATACCAACCTTTTATGGATATCAATGATAGGTTTGGGCTTTGCCTGGGCTAGTATTCTTGCAATGCCTTATGCGATGCTTATTGAAGTCATTCCACAGCATAAAATGGGAGTGTATATGGGAATTTTTAACTTCTTTATTGTTATTCCGCAGATTATCAACGGATTATTTGGTGGAACTATTGTAAGCAATATCTTTGGAAATTATGCCATAGATTATATTGTAGTCGGTGGTGTCTGTATGCTCATTGGAGCGGTTGTTACCATAATCTTCGTACAATCTGAAGACGAAACGCCTAAGGAAATAGAAGAGGAGATCAAACAGGTGCATTTTTAA
- a CDS encoding FAD-dependent oxidoreductase, with protein sequence MYDIIIIGSGAGGATMAYQLADTGKKILVVERGDYVPVEKENWDSVEVFEKNKYTTTELWLDKHGKPFRPGMHYNVGGNTKFYGAALFRLREEDFKEIKHYGGTSPAWPIQYQDLKDYYLEAEKLFHVHGKRGSDPTESFDAEPYPHLPLPHEPRIQEIVDELLDYGLHPFELPVGVNFKTHEAANAPYTLDRFDGFPDAAERKGDAHLCSLAKALQYSNVELMTNTKVVKINTDDSGTKVSGIVTEQNGKTTTLSADLVILSAGAINSAALLLESKNEKFPNGLANTSDQVGRNYMFHQNTALVALYTKPNPTKFGKTFGINDFYHANRGYDFPLGHIQMLGKSDEHQIKADSPVAAPGFTFELMAEHAVDFWLTSEDLPDPENRVTVENGQIKISYSSNNEEGHQFLKSELIKALKASGKFESFLFKGIYFSKGMDIASPAHQNGTTKMGTDPKTSVVDTYCKTHDLENLYIVDGGFFVSSGAVNPALTIIAMALRVGDHLKNHILTS encoded by the coding sequence ATGTATGACATTATCATTATAGGAAGCGGAGCGGGTGGAGCAACGATGGCGTATCAGCTTGCAGACACCGGGAAAAAGATTTTGGTTGTAGAAAGAGGAGATTATGTGCCGGTAGAAAAAGAAAACTGGGATTCTGTAGAAGTTTTTGAGAAAAACAAATATACGACAACAGAATTATGGCTGGATAAGCATGGAAAACCATTTCGCCCCGGAATGCATTATAATGTAGGCGGGAATACCAAGTTTTACGGAGCGGCCTTGTTTCGTTTAAGAGAAGAAGATTTTAAAGAAATAAAACATTACGGCGGAACTTCACCAGCCTGGCCAATTCAATATCAGGATTTAAAAGATTACTACCTTGAAGCAGAAAAACTGTTCCATGTTCATGGAAAAAGAGGTTCAGATCCAACAGAATCTTTTGATGCAGAACCATATCCTCATCTGCCTTTACCTCATGAGCCGAGAATTCAGGAAATCGTTGATGAATTGCTTGATTACGGTTTACATCCTTTTGAATTACCGGTTGGAGTTAATTTTAAAACTCATGAAGCAGCAAATGCGCCGTATACATTAGATCGTTTTGACGGATTTCCCGATGCCGCCGAGAGAAAAGGCGATGCTCATCTTTGTTCGCTGGCGAAAGCTTTACAATATTCCAATGTAGAATTGATGACCAATACCAAGGTAGTAAAAATCAATACCGATGATTCAGGAACCAAGGTTTCCGGAATTGTAACAGAACAAAATGGAAAGACTACAACATTGAGCGCAGATCTGGTGATACTTTCCGCCGGTGCTATTAATTCAGCAGCATTGCTTTTGGAAAGTAAAAATGAAAAATTTCCCAATGGCCTTGCCAATACTTCAGATCAGGTTGGAAGGAATTACATGTTTCACCAGAATACCGCTTTAGTGGCTTTATATACGAAACCCAATCCTACTAAGTTCGGAAAAACTTTTGGGATTAATGATTTTTATCACGCCAATAGAGGATATGACTTTCCTTTGGGGCATATTCAGATGCTGGGAAAATCAGATGAGCATCAGATTAAAGCAGATAGTCCTGTGGCAGCGCCTGGCTTTACTTTTGAATTAATGGCTGAACACGCCGTTGATTTCTGGCTTACCTCAGAAGATCTTCCGGATCCTGAAAACAGGGTGACGGTAGAAAACGGACAGATTAAAATCAGCTACAGTTCCAATAATGAAGAAGGACATCAGTTCCTGAAATCCGAACTCATCAAAGCATTGAAAGCTTCAGGAAAATTTGAAAGCTTTTTGTTTAAAGGAATTTATTTCAGCAAAGGAATGGATATTGCCTCACCCGCTCACCAGAACGGAACGACTAAGATGGGAACAGATCCGAAAACATCGGTAGTAGACACCTACTGCAAAACACATGATCTTGAAAATTTATACATCGTTGATGGCGGATTTTTTGTCTCCAGTGGTGCAGTAAATCCAGCTCTTACCATTATTGCAATGGCATTGAGGGTAGGAGATCATCTTAAAAATCATATTTTGACATCATGA
- a CDS encoding sugar MFS transporter: MNSKLAKIIIVFLLAFFTGVNFVVFPALGTAFTDSSLFGLLSSQFGNLFIPQVICIIISCLGAPFLVNKWGPKVVLAIGLLLMIISTGVLWTLQFFINDSSLLFPVLMILVAFTGSGFGLCITTLNPLAASLFENNKSSAILILQFLVGLGTSTAPLMMNLIGNVRNWMYVPGCIFILVSMAFTAFLLLKLEKETFFELPGHFKIPPKLWLFFVTIVLYGCTEGTFGSFGAIILKNQGLDNNKASLGLSLFWGGMALNRLLFGIFSKNKDLSYLFLFSPLIVAGLLLFLLLYPNVNSIVLMMFLIGFFMGSIFPGSIGWGTVEFPTLSVVVSGYLMAANQVGTGIITNVLGSLSNQTNIIFQFLIVCMILICLLLFYLKRNSKIKEAF; the protein is encoded by the coding sequence ATGAATTCCAAACTAGCCAAAATTATTATCGTCTTTTTATTAGCTTTCTTTACCGGAGTTAATTTTGTTGTATTTCCGGCATTGGGGACAGCTTTTACAGATTCCTCCCTTTTTGGGCTTTTATCCTCACAGTTTGGAAATTTATTTATTCCCCAAGTGATCTGTATTATTATTTCTTGCCTTGGAGCTCCGTTTTTGGTTAATAAATGGGGCCCAAAAGTTGTTTTGGCTATTGGATTATTATTGATGATTATATCGACCGGAGTCTTGTGGACGCTTCAGTTTTTCATCAATGATTCATCCTTGTTATTTCCGGTATTAATGATTTTGGTAGCATTTACGGGTTCTGGTTTTGGACTTTGCATCACCACTTTGAATCCACTGGCGGCAAGTTTATTTGAAAATAATAAATCTTCAGCCATTCTGATCCTGCAGTTTCTGGTTGGTTTAGGAACATCTACCGCTCCACTGATGATGAATCTGATAGGAAATGTAAGAAACTGGATGTATGTTCCCGGATGCATATTTATTTTAGTAAGCATGGCGTTCACGGCTTTTTTATTATTGAAACTGGAGAAAGAAACGTTTTTCGAGCTTCCCGGGCATTTTAAGATTCCGCCAAAATTATGGCTGTTTTTTGTAACAATTGTTCTGTATGGCTGTACTGAAGGAACGTTTGGCAGCTTTGGAGCCATCATTCTTAAAAATCAGGGACTTGATAATAACAAAGCCAGTCTGGGATTATCCCTGTTTTGGGGAGGAATGGCTTTAAACCGTTTGCTTTTTGGGATTTTTTCAAAAAACAAAGATCTTTCTTATTTGTTCCTTTTTTCACCTTTAATCGTAGCCGGATTGCTTTTATTCTTACTGCTATACCCAAATGTAAATAGTATTGTATTAATGATGTTTTTGATTGGATTTTTTATGGGAAGTATATTTCCGGGATCTATTGGCTGGGGAACAGTAGAATTTCCTACACTCTCAGTAGTAGTTTCCGGGTACCTGATGGCTGCCAACCAAGTGGGAACAGGAATTATTACCAATGTTTTGGGAAGTTTATCAAATCAAACCAACATTATTTTCCAATTTCTAATTGTTTGTATGATTCTTATCTGCCTTTTACTTTTCTATTTAAAGAGAAACTCCAAAATAAAAGAAGCCTTTTAA
- a CDS encoding FMN-dependent NADH-azoreductase, which yields MANILNIQTSISGENSVSNKLSQVVINQLLDKNPESKVTVRDLALNPIPHLEIHHFSASRIPDEEKNDEQKEASKYSKEALKEIQEADIIVIGVPFYNFTFPSTLKSWIDSIAVAGKTFSYADGTPKGLLENKKLYLNFAVGGIYENGLIENMEHYLRTLFGFIGITDVEVFKSQGMMIPQLKDENFSKTVAEIETVLA from the coding sequence ATGGCAAACATTTTAAATATCCAAACCAGCATCAGCGGAGAAAACTCTGTCAGCAACAAGCTTTCTCAGGTAGTGATCAATCAATTATTGGATAAAAATCCTGAAAGTAAAGTTACTGTCCGTGATCTTGCTTTAAATCCTATTCCCCATCTGGAAATTCATCATTTCAGTGCCTCCAGGATTCCGGATGAAGAAAAGAACGATGAACAGAAGGAAGCTTCAAAATATTCTAAGGAAGCATTGAAGGAAATTCAGGAAGCTGATATTATCGTTATTGGTGTTCCTTTTTATAATTTCACATTTCCTTCCACTTTAAAATCATGGATCGACAGTATTGCAGTTGCCGGAAAAACATTTTCTTATGCTGACGGAACACCAAAAGGTCTTCTTGAAAACAAAAAATTATATTTAAATTTTGCTGTTGGCGGCATTTATGAAAACGGACTTATCGAGAATATGGAGCATTATTTAAGAACTTTATTTGGCTTCATTGGGATTACTGATGTAGAAGTTTTCAAATCCCAGGGAATGATGATTCCTCAATTGAAAGATGAAAATTTTTCTAAGACTGTTGCGGAAATTGAAACAGTTCTGGCGTAG
- a CDS encoding helix-turn-helix domain-containing protein, protein MEKQHNHKDCMQALKPVRDTLDVINGKWKLQIIISLNAGNKRFTEIERSIPKLTSKVLAKELKELEQNGLVERIVKDTYPVSIEYYPTPYTNTLHSVVESLKDWGENHRKHIFGTPIETEITGKAK, encoded by the coding sequence ATGGAAAAGCAACATAATCATAAAGATTGTATGCAGGCATTAAAGCCTGTCCGGGACACTTTAGATGTTATTAATGGAAAATGGAAACTCCAGATTATTATTTCTTTAAATGCAGGAAATAAGCGGTTTACAGAAATTGAAAGGAGTATTCCAAAGCTTACATCAAAAGTTTTAGCCAAAGAATTAAAAGAATTGGAACAAAACGGTCTTGTCGAAAGAATCGTTAAAGACACGTATCCCGTAAGCATAGAATATTACCCTACACCATATACCAATACCTTACATTCTGTTGTAGAATCTCTAAAAGATTGGGGCGAAAACCACCGCAAACATATCTTCGGAACCCCAATAGAGACAGAAATAACTGGAAAAGCTAAATAA
- a CDS encoding pirin family protein — protein sequence MKTVYHKADSRGHADHGWLNSYHTFSFANYQNKDRMNFGVLRVLNDDTVSQGMGFGTHPHRDMEIISIPLEGDLEHKDSMGTTAVIKKGEIQVMSAGTGVMHSEYNKNKDEAVKFLQIWVFPKEQNVEPRYDQKSIKEGEKINGFQQILSPNKNDDGVWIHQDAWFNIANFKAGNGKNYMLNKKGNGVYAFVLKGSAKVGDRILNERDGLGIWDTQSFNIEAVEDSEILLMEVPMELPAYLK from the coding sequence ATGAAAACAGTATATCATAAAGCAGATTCAAGAGGTCACGCAGACCATGGTTGGCTAAACAGCTACCACACATTCAGTTTTGCCAATTATCAGAATAAAGACCGAATGAATTTTGGAGTATTGAGAGTATTGAACGACGATACCGTTTCACAAGGAATGGGATTCGGGACACATCCACACAGGGATATGGAAATTATTTCTATCCCATTGGAAGGAGACCTGGAACATAAAGATTCAATGGGAACCACTGCTGTTATCAAGAAAGGAGAGATCCAGGTAATGAGTGCGGGAACCGGAGTAATGCACAGCGAATACAACAAAAATAAAGATGAAGCAGTGAAATTTCTGCAGATCTGGGTGTTTCCTAAAGAACAGAATGTAGAGCCTAGATATGATCAGAAAAGCATCAAAGAAGGTGAGAAAATTAATGGTTTCCAACAAATCTTATCTCCTAATAAAAATGATGACGGAGTCTGGATTCATCAGGATGCATGGTTTAATATTGCAAACTTCAAGGCAGGGAACGGCAAAAATTATATGCTTAATAAAAAAGGAAATGGGGTGTATGCTTTTGTTCTTAAAGGAAGTGCAAAAGTAGGAGACAGAATTCTGAATGAAAGAGACGGATTGGGCATCTGGGATACCCAAAGCTTTAACATCGAAGCTGTGGAAGACTCCGAGATCTTATTAATGGAAGTACCGATGGAATTACCGGCTTATCTTAAATAA
- a CDS encoding NADPH-dependent FMN reductase, with amino-acid sequence MKVLAIAGSNSEASMNRQLVAYASSLFENAEIEVIDLNPFEMPIYKHERELAGGVPQEAKDFAAKIDGASLLLVSLPEHNGTYSTAFKNVFDWVSRIKDRTVWNEIPMLLMSTSPGGRGGAGVLEAASKRFPFHGGNIVETFSLPFFNDNFDKAAQKISNEEKDNELKDKIKKIAAIETILEK; translated from the coding sequence ATGAAAGTTTTAGCAATAGCAGGAAGCAATTCAGAAGCTTCAATGAACAGACAGTTGGTGGCCTATGCTTCATCACTTTTTGAAAATGCAGAAATAGAAGTAATAGACCTGAACCCTTTTGAAATGCCTATTTATAAGCATGAAAGAGAATTGGCAGGAGGAGTTCCTCAGGAAGCAAAGGATTTTGCGGCAAAAATAGACGGCGCCAGTCTTCTTTTGGTTTCATTACCGGAACACAACGGAACGTACTCTACAGCATTCAAAAATGTCTTCGACTGGGTATCCAGAATCAAAGATAGAACCGTATGGAATGAAATACCTATGTTGCTGATGTCCACATCCCCGGGAGGAAGAGGCGGAGCAGGAGTGTTAGAAGCTGCTTCCAAGCGTTTCCCTTTCCATGGTGGAAATATTGTGGAAACTTTCTCTCTTCCTTTCTTTAATGACAACTTTGATAAAGCTGCACAAAAGATTTCTAATGAAGAGAAAGATAACGAATTAAAAGACAAGATTAAAAAGATTGCAGCCATTGAAACGATCCTTGAAAAATAG
- the purM gene encoding phosphoribosylformylglycinamidine cyclo-ligase, which yields MSNTYKSAGVDKEEGYKTVDKIKKAVGETHNSNVLNHLGSFGAFYEIGGYKNPVLVSGTDGVGTKLKVALDTKQYDSIGIDCFAMCANDILCHGAKPLFFLDYLACGKLDSEIAAEIVLGMVKACKDNNCALIGGETAEMPGMYKPGDYDVAGFCVGIVEKDQIIDGSTIKAGNKIIALPSSGFHSNGFSLVRKVFPNFEEEFEGKPLYETLLVPTRLYYKDIHKVLEEVKVAGIAHITGGGLYENVPRIIPEGLCASIDASKVRIPSIMLELEKRGEVSREEMYGTFNMGVGMIIVVDAEHAEKITHLLDDAYEIGEITEGSEKINLAI from the coding sequence ATGAGCAACACTTACAAATCAGCAGGCGTAGACAAAGAAGAAGGATACAAAACGGTTGACAAGATCAAAAAAGCGGTAGGCGAAACCCACAACTCAAATGTATTGAATCATTTAGGGAGTTTTGGAGCTTTTTATGAGATCGGAGGATATAAAAATCCTGTGCTTGTTTCAGGAACAGACGGAGTGGGAACGAAGCTGAAAGTAGCTTTGGATACCAAACAATACGATTCTATCGGGATCGACTGTTTTGCAATGTGTGCCAACGATATCCTTTGCCATGGTGCAAAACCTCTATTCTTCTTAGATTATCTGGCTTGCGGAAAGCTTGATTCAGAGATTGCTGCAGAGATCGTTCTTGGAATGGTGAAAGCTTGTAAGGACAACAACTGTGCATTGATTGGTGGTGAAACTGCTGAAATGCCGGGAATGTACAAGCCTGGAGATTACGATGTTGCCGGATTCTGCGTAGGAATCGTTGAAAAAGATCAGATCATTGACGGTTCTACAATCAAGGCAGGAAATAAGATTATCGCATTACCAAGCTCAGGATTTCACTCTAACGGATTTTCATTAGTAAGAAAAGTATTCCCGAATTTTGAAGAAGAATTTGAAGGAAAACCTTTATACGAGACTCTTTTAGTACCTACAAGATTATATTACAAAGACATCCATAAAGTATTGGAAGAAGTAAAAGTGGCCGGTATTGCCCATATTACAGGTGGAGGTCTTTACGAAAACGTTCCAAGAATTATTCCTGAAGGTTTATGTGCTTCTATTGATGCTTCAAAAGTAAGGATTCCAAGTATCATGCTTGAGCTGGAAAAAAGAGGAGAAGTAAGCCGTGAAGAAATGTACGGAACCTTCAATATGGGAGTGGGGATGATCATCGTAGTAGATGCAGAACATGCCGAAAAAATTACTCACCTTTTAGATGATGCTTACGAAATCGGTGAGATCACAGAGGGAAGCGAAAAAATAAATTTAGCAATATAA
- the purN gene encoding phosphoribosylglycinamide formyltransferase — translation MKNIVVLVSGSGTNLQRIIDTIESGEIQNARVSLVVADRECYGLERAKKHHIENILIPRGKNFSSELANVVPKNTDLIVLAGFLSILKSEFCENWSGKIINIHPALLPKFGGKGMWGHHVHHAVIEAGEKESGATVHFVTPGIDEGEAILQKSFEVTAEDTPETIAEKVHHIEYEIFPKAINKVLGN, via the coding sequence ATGAAAAACATCGTTGTACTCGTTTCAGGGTCCGGAACCAATCTGCAGAGAATCATAGATACCATCGAAAGTGGAGAGATCCAAAATGCAAGAGTATCTCTGGTAGTGGCAGACAGAGAATGTTACGGTCTTGAAAGAGCAAAAAAACATCATATAGAAAATATTCTGATCCCAAGAGGAAAGAATTTCAGCAGTGAATTGGCGAATGTGGTTCCAAAAAATACAGATCTTATTGTATTGGCAGGATTTCTATCCATTTTAAAATCTGAATTCTGTGAAAATTGGAGCGGAAAAATAATCAATATCCATCCTGCTTTACTGCCAAAATTTGGAGGAAAAGGAATGTGGGGACATCATGTTCATCATGCGGTGATTGAAGCTGGGGAAAAAGAAAGCGGAGCTACTGTACATTTTGTAACCCCGGGAATAGATGAAGGAGAAGCCATTCTTCAGAAATCATTTGAAGTAACAGCGGAAGATACCCCCGAAACAATAGCAGAGAAAGTTCACCATATTGAATATGAGATATTTCCAAAAGCGATCAATAAAGTCTTGGGAAATTAA